One segment of Candidatus Izemoplasma sp. DNA contains the following:
- a CDS encoding YigZ family protein: MKSIQKTTYNRLVINKSVFHNYLIPVASVDAVEKHLRTIKDEHPGANHYCTAYIIKPLQSIQKYDDNGEPSGTAGLPMLDVLKKNDLTNVFAISVRFFGGIKLGASGLVRAYAKGVSQNIESATFTYLTELHKVRLRIPFDEIGHVEHFIRKDYHLVDTTYDTHVTYHIIMKADQFDSFKQFFINNTKGKAEITITETTHKFL; encoded by the coding sequence ATGAAAAGTATTCAGAAAACAACATATAATCGGCTTGTCATTAATAAAAGTGTCTTTCATAACTATTTAATCCCTGTTGCATCTGTGGATGCTGTAGAAAAACATCTTAGAACAATTAAAGATGAGCATCCTGGGGCAAATCACTACTGCACTGCCTACATTATTAAACCGCTTCAATCGATTCAAAAGTACGATGATAATGGCGAACCCTCAGGGACTGCAGGCTTACCCATGTTAGATGTCTTAAAGAAAAATGATCTCACGAATGTGTTTGCGATATCTGTGCGTTTTTTTGGCGGAATTAAACTTGGCGCTTCAGGGCTGGTACGTGCATATGCAAAGGGTGTTAGTCAAAACATTGAATCAGCTACCTTTACGTATCTTACAGAACTTCATAAGGTGCGTTTAAGAATTCCCTTTGATGAGATTGGTCATGTTGAACACTTCATTCGTAAAGACTATCATTTAGTTGATACAACCTATGACACACATGTAACGTATCATATCATAATGAAAGCTGATCAGTTCGATAGCTTTAAACAATTTTTTATCAATAATACAAAAGGAAAAGCTGAGATCACTATTACTGAAACGACACATAAATTTCTCTAA
- a CDS encoding CCA tRNA nucleotidyltransferase has protein sequence MTDYEANAKHVLKTLNDAGYEAYFVGGFVRDTLLNLPTKDIDITTNATPQEVIDLFDRVKETGMKYGTVTVLFNNLAYEVTTFRSDGTYTDNRRPDTIQFSKTLEEDVKRRDFTVNALCMDYDGDIIDLVDGQADLAKGELRMIGDPHKRLKEDALRMLRAIRFVSSHGFHLQQETHGAITSHNALIPTIAIERIMQELDKTFRGQYLNEAINVLLETDVADVLYGIKPGLEYLNRKGKQLNNLSPIEIFTICFILGEDNDIWRFSNRQRRLIDQLILLHEVTKEDQFNTFLVFSYSIEVCDIVNRINVTLGYRDQSQRLKEIDQSMPIKDVCDLKFKGEDIIKLTTLKKHSLIGLIIDDLLEGVLEGRLNNNYQELKDYTLNKINALQKDTGDKNE, from the coding sequence ATGACTGACTATGAAGCAAATGCAAAACATGTATTAAAGACCTTAAACGACGCCGGTTACGAGGCGTATTTTGTTGGCGGATTTGTACGTGACACCTTATTAAATTTACCCACAAAAGATATTGATATAACAACCAATGCTACACCACAAGAGGTCATTGACTTATTTGATCGCGTAAAAGAAACAGGTATGAAGTATGGTACTGTCACAGTACTGTTTAATAACCTTGCCTATGAAGTGACCACTTTTCGAAGTGATGGCACATATACGGATAATCGAAGACCAGACACCATCCAGTTTTCAAAAACGCTAGAAGAGGATGTCAAACGTCGTGATTTTACAGTCAATGCGTTATGCATGGATTATGATGGAGATATTATTGATTTGGTCGATGGTCAAGCGGACTTAGCTAAAGGAGAGTTACGCATGATTGGTGATCCGCATAAACGCCTTAAAGAAGATGCCTTACGGATGTTAAGGGCAATTCGGTTTGTGAGTAGTCATGGGTTTCATCTTCAACAAGAGACACATGGTGCGATTACAAGCCATAACGCCTTAATTCCGACCATTGCGATTGAGCGTATTATGCAAGAACTTGATAAAACATTTCGGGGTCAGTATCTCAATGAGGCGATAAATGTGTTGCTTGAAACAGATGTCGCTGATGTCTTATATGGGATTAAACCAGGGCTTGAGTATTTGAATCGAAAAGGGAAACAACTCAATAATCTTTCACCGATAGAAATCTTTACCATCTGTTTTATTCTTGGTGAAGATAATGATATTTGGCGCTTTTCGAATCGGCAACGCCGGTTAATTGATCAATTAATTTTACTCCATGAAGTGACAAAAGAAGATCAATTTAACACCTTTTTAGTGTTCTCATATTCGATTGAAGTTTGTGACATAGTTAATCGGATTAACGTCACGTTAGGGTATCGTGATCAATCGCAACGGTTAAAAGAAATTGATCAATCCATGCCGATTAAAGATGTCTGCGATTTAAAGTTTAAAGGTGAAGATATCATTAAGTTAACCACATTAAAAAAACACAGTTTAATAGGTCTCATTATTGATGATTTATTAGAAGGTGTTTTAGAAGGGCGCTTAAACAATAATTATCAGGAATTAAAAGACTATACATTAAATAAAATTAATGCCTTACAGAAAGACACGGGAGATAAGAATGAGTAA